Proteins encoded together in one Balaenoptera musculus isolate JJ_BM4_2016_0621 chromosome 6, mBalMus1.pri.v3, whole genome shotgun sequence window:
- the LOC118897371 gene encoding uncharacterized protein LOC118897371 translates to MSGLRRYEVALEAEEEIYWGCFYFFPWLRMWRRERSSAHPREQKLEPLRGLMSCLSSGLGTAPQRSGRSLPRRTPAATAQPAGALKI, encoded by the exons ATGTCTGGATTGAGGAGATACGAGGTGGCGCTGGAGGCTGAGGAGGA GATCTACTGGGGCTGTTTCTACTTTTTCCCCTGGCTGCGCATGTGGCGGAGGGAGCGGAG CTCAGCGCACCCTCGGGAGCAGAAGCTGGAGCCTCTGCGGGGCCTGATGAGCTGTCTGTCAAGCGGACTGGGCACTGCTCCCCAGCGCTCCGGTCGCAGCCTCCCCCGCCGCACCCccgctgccactgcccagccAGCCGGTGCATTAAAGATTTAA
- the IL11RA gene encoding interleukin-11 receptor subunit alpha isoform X1, which translates to MSSSCSGLSRVLVAVATALVSASCPCPQAWGPPGVQYGQPGRAMTLCCPGVTAGAPVSWFRDGETRLLQGPDSGLGHELVLARAESTDEGTYICRTLDGALGGMVTLQLGYPPVRPVVSCRAADYENFSCTWSASQVSGLPTRYLTSYRKKTVPGADGQRMSPSTGPWPCPQDPPGAARCVVHGAEFWSQYRINVTEVNPLGASTRLLDVSLQSILRPDPPQGLRVESVPGYPRRLRASWTYPASWPRQPHFLLKFRLQYRPAQHPAWSTVEPAGLEEVITDAVAGLPHAVRVSARDFLDAGTWSAWSPEAWGTPSTGPLPKEIPAGGQQHAQPEEEPQADSPAPPRPSLLPDPRPLDHRDALEQVAMLASLGIFSFLGLVAGALALGLWLRLRPDEKDGPQKSGFLAPMIPVDKLPGVPNL; encoded by the exons ATGAGCAGCAGCTGCTCAGGGCTGAGCAGGGTCCTGGTGGCCGTGGCTACAGCCCTGGTGTCTGCCTcctgtccctgcccccaggcctggggcccCCCAG GGGTCCAGTATGGGCAGCCTGGCAGGGCCATGACGCTGTGTTGCCCTGGAGTGACTGCTGG GGCCCCGGTGTCCTGGTTTCGGGACGGGGAGACAAGGCTGCTCCAGGGACCTGACTCTGGTCTAGGGCACGAACTGGTCCTGGCCCGGGCAGAAAGCACTGACGAGGGCACCTATATCTGCCGGACCCTGGATGGTGCACTTGGGGGCATGGTGACCCTGCAGCTGGGCT ACCCCCCAGTCCGCCCTGTTGTCTCCTGCCGAGCAGCTGACTATGAGAACTTCTCCTGCACTTGGAGTGCCAGCCAGGTTAGCGGTTTACCCACCCGCTACCTCACCTCCTACAG GAAGAAGACGGTACCAGGAGCTGATGGCCAAAG GATGAGTCCATCTACAGGGCCTTGGCCATGCCCACAGGACCCCCCAGGGGCTGCCCGCTGTGTAGTCCATGGGGCAGAGTTCTGGAGCCAGTACCGGATCAATGTGACTGAAGTGAACCCCCTGGGGGCCAGCACACGCCTGCTGGATGTGAGCTTGCAGAGCATCT TGCGCCCTGACCCACCCCAGGGGCTGCGGGTAGAGTCGGTACCTGGCTATCCTCGCCGCCTGCGTGCCAGCTGGACGTACCCTGCCTCCTGGCCCCGCCAGCCCCACTTCCTGCTCAAGTTCCGGCTGCAGTACCGTCCAGCACAGCATCCAGCCTGGTCCACG GTGGAACCGGCTGGATTGGAGGAGGTGATCACGGACGCTGTGGCTGGGCTGCCCCATGCCGTGCGGGTCAGTGCCCGGGACTTTCTGGACGCAGGCACCTGGAGCGCCTGGAGCCCCGAGGCCTGGGGTACTCCGAGCACCG GGCCCCTACCGAAGGAGATACCAGCTGGGGGCCAGCAACACGCGCAGCCAGAGGAAGAACCTCAGGCGGATAGCCCTGCTCCCCCAAGACCGTCCCTCCTACCAGACCCGCGGCCACTTG ACCACAGAGACGCCCTGGAGCAGGTGGCTATGCTGGCATCTTTGGGAATCTTCTCTTTCCTGGGACTGGTGGCTGGGGCCCTGGCACTGGGGCTCTG GCTGAGGTTGAGACCAGATGAGAAGGATGGACCCCAAAAGTCTGGGTTCTTGGCCCCGATGATTCCAGTGGACAAGCTTCCAG GAGTCCCAAACCTGTAG
- the IL11RA gene encoding interleukin-11 receptor subunit alpha isoform X2: MGLTSLLSGQDEQQLLRAEQGPGGRGYSPGVCLLSLPPGLGPPRAPVSWFRDGETRLLQGPDSGLGHELVLARAESTDEGTYICRTLDGALGGMVTLQLGYPPVRPVVSCRAADYENFSCTWSASQVSGLPTRYLTSYRKKTVPGADGQRMSPSTGPWPCPQDPPGAARCVVHGAEFWSQYRINVTEVNPLGASTRLLDVSLQSILRPDPPQGLRVESVPGYPRRLRASWTYPASWPRQPHFLLKFRLQYRPAQHPAWSTVEPAGLEEVITDAVAGLPHAVRVSARDFLDAGTWSAWSPEAWGTPSTGPLPKEIPAGGQQHAQPEEEPQADSPAPPRPSLLPDPRPLDHRDALEQVAMLASLGIFSFLGLVAGALALGLWLRLRPDEKDGPQKSGFLAPMIPVDKLPGVPNL; the protein is encoded by the exons ATGGGACTGACCTCTCTACTTAGTGGCCAGG ATGAGCAGCAGCTGCTCAGGGCTGAGCAGGGTCCTGGTGGCCGTGGCTACAGCCCTGGTGTCTGCCTcctgtccctgcccccaggcctggggcccCCCAG GGCCCCGGTGTCCTGGTTTCGGGACGGGGAGACAAGGCTGCTCCAGGGACCTGACTCTGGTCTAGGGCACGAACTGGTCCTGGCCCGGGCAGAAAGCACTGACGAGGGCACCTATATCTGCCGGACCCTGGATGGTGCACTTGGGGGCATGGTGACCCTGCAGCTGGGCT ACCCCCCAGTCCGCCCTGTTGTCTCCTGCCGAGCAGCTGACTATGAGAACTTCTCCTGCACTTGGAGTGCCAGCCAGGTTAGCGGTTTACCCACCCGCTACCTCACCTCCTACAG GAAGAAGACGGTACCAGGAGCTGATGGCCAAAG GATGAGTCCATCTACAGGGCCTTGGCCATGCCCACAGGACCCCCCAGGGGCTGCCCGCTGTGTAGTCCATGGGGCAGAGTTCTGGAGCCAGTACCGGATCAATGTGACTGAAGTGAACCCCCTGGGGGCCAGCACACGCCTGCTGGATGTGAGCTTGCAGAGCATCT TGCGCCCTGACCCACCCCAGGGGCTGCGGGTAGAGTCGGTACCTGGCTATCCTCGCCGCCTGCGTGCCAGCTGGACGTACCCTGCCTCCTGGCCCCGCCAGCCCCACTTCCTGCTCAAGTTCCGGCTGCAGTACCGTCCAGCACAGCATCCAGCCTGGTCCACG GTGGAACCGGCTGGATTGGAGGAGGTGATCACGGACGCTGTGGCTGGGCTGCCCCATGCCGTGCGGGTCAGTGCCCGGGACTTTCTGGACGCAGGCACCTGGAGCGCCTGGAGCCCCGAGGCCTGGGGTACTCCGAGCACCG GGCCCCTACCGAAGGAGATACCAGCTGGGGGCCAGCAACACGCGCAGCCAGAGGAAGAACCTCAGGCGGATAGCCCTGCTCCCCCAAGACCGTCCCTCCTACCAGACCCGCGGCCACTTG ACCACAGAGACGCCCTGGAGCAGGTGGCTATGCTGGCATCTTTGGGAATCTTCTCTTTCCTGGGACTGGTGGCTGGGGCCCTGGCACTGGGGCTCTG GCTGAGGTTGAGACCAGATGAGAAGGATGGACCCCAAAAGTCTGGGTTCTTGGCCCCGATGATTCCAGTGGACAAGCTTCCAG GAGTCCCAAACCTGTAG
- the CCL27 gene encoding LOW QUALITY PROTEIN: C-C motif chemokine 27 (The sequence of the model RefSeq protein was modified relative to this genomic sequence to represent the inferred CDS: inserted 1 base in 1 codon; substituted 2 bases at 2 genomic stop codons), with translation MKGTSPTSSLLLLLLLSPDPGGALPLVPSTTSCCTQFYXQPLSSKLLRNVIRVEFQEADGDCHLQAFVFHLSXRSVCIHPQNLSLTRWFDCQGKRLQGTLPXLSLEMIGKMGRGPQ, from the exons ATGAAGGGAACCTCACCCACCAGCAGCCTCCTGCTGCTACTGTTGCTAAGCCCAGACCCTGGAGGAG CATTGCCACTGGTACCCAGCACTACATCATGCTGTACTCAGTTCTACTGACAGCCACTCTCAAGCAAACTACTGAGGAATGTCATCCGAGTGGAATTTCAGGAAGCTGATGGGGACTGTCACCTCCAGGCCTTCGT gtttcACCTGTCTTGACGCAGCGTCTGCATCCACCCCCAGAACCTCAGCCTGACTCGGTGGTTTGACTGCCAAGGGAAGAGGCTCCAGGGGACTCTGC AATTGAGTTTGGAGATGATAGGGAAAATGGGCCGGGGCCCCCAGTAG
- the IL11RA gene encoding interleukin-11 receptor subunit alpha isoform X3: MGLTSLLSGQDEQQLLRAEQGPGGRGYSPGVCLLSLPPGLGPPRGPVWAAWQGHDAVLPWSDCWTPQSALLSPAEQLTMRTSPALGVPARKKTVPGADGQRMSPSTGPWPCPQDPPGAARCVVHGAEFWSQYRINVTEVNPLGASTRLLDVSLQSILRPDPPQGLRVESVPGYPRRLRASWTYPASWPRQPHFLLKFRLQYRPAQHPAWSTVEPAGLEEVITDAVAGLPHAVRVSARDFLDAGTWSAWSPEAWGTPSTGPLPKEIPAGGQQHAQPEEEPQADSPAPPRPSLLPDPRPLDHRDALEQVAMLASLGIFSFLGLVAGALALGLWLRLRPDEKDGPQKSGFLAPMIPVDKLPGVPNL; encoded by the exons ATGGGACTGACCTCTCTACTTAGTGGCCAGG ATGAGCAGCAGCTGCTCAGGGCTGAGCAGGGTCCTGGTGGCCGTGGCTACAGCCCTGGTGTCTGCCTcctgtccctgcccccaggcctggggcccCCCAG GGGTCCAGTATGGGCAGCCTGGCAGGGCCATGACGCTGTGTTGCCCTGGAGTGACTGCTGG ACCCCCCAGTCCGCCCTGTTGTCTCCTGCCGAGCAGCTGACTATGAGAACTTCTCCTGCACTTGGAGTGCCAGCCAG GAAGAAGACGGTACCAGGAGCTGATGGCCAAAG GATGAGTCCATCTACAGGGCCTTGGCCATGCCCACAGGACCCCCCAGGGGCTGCCCGCTGTGTAGTCCATGGGGCAGAGTTCTGGAGCCAGTACCGGATCAATGTGACTGAAGTGAACCCCCTGGGGGCCAGCACACGCCTGCTGGATGTGAGCTTGCAGAGCATCT TGCGCCCTGACCCACCCCAGGGGCTGCGGGTAGAGTCGGTACCTGGCTATCCTCGCCGCCTGCGTGCCAGCTGGACGTACCCTGCCTCCTGGCCCCGCCAGCCCCACTTCCTGCTCAAGTTCCGGCTGCAGTACCGTCCAGCACAGCATCCAGCCTGGTCCACG GTGGAACCGGCTGGATTGGAGGAGGTGATCACGGACGCTGTGGCTGGGCTGCCCCATGCCGTGCGGGTCAGTGCCCGGGACTTTCTGGACGCAGGCACCTGGAGCGCCTGGAGCCCCGAGGCCTGGGGTACTCCGAGCACCG GGCCCCTACCGAAGGAGATACCAGCTGGGGGCCAGCAACACGCGCAGCCAGAGGAAGAACCTCAGGCGGATAGCCCTGCTCCCCCAAGACCGTCCCTCCTACCAGACCCGCGGCCACTTG ACCACAGAGACGCCCTGGAGCAGGTGGCTATGCTGGCATCTTTGGGAATCTTCTCTTTCCTGGGACTGGTGGCTGGGGCCCTGGCACTGGGGCTCTG GCTGAGGTTGAGACCAGATGAGAAGGATGGACCCCAAAAGTCTGGGTTCTTGGCCCCGATGATTCCAGTGGACAAGCTTCCAG GAGTCCCAAACCTGTAG
- the CCL19 gene encoding C-C motif chemokine 19: MASHAAALLALSLLILWTSPALGDANDAEDCCLSVAQRPIPGFLVRAYRYLLISNGCRVPAVVFTTLRGHQLCAPPDQPWVGRIIRRLQKNSAKGKRYSR, translated from the exons ATGGCATCCCATGCAGCTGCACTACTAGCCCTCAGCCTGCTGATTCTCTGGACCTCCCCTG CTCTGGGAGATGCCAACGACGCTGAAGACTGCTGCCTGTCTGTGGCCCAGCGCCCCATCCCTGGATTCCTGGTGCGAGCCTATCGCTACCTGCTCATCAGCAATGGCTGCAGGGTGCCTGCCGTTGT GTTCACCACGCTGAGAGGTCACCAGCTCTGTGCACCCCCAGACCAGCCCTGGGTGGGCCGCATCATCCGGAGACTGCAGAAGAACTCAGCCAAG GGAAAGCGCTACAGCAGGTAG